The following are encoded together in the Gadus chalcogrammus isolate NIFS_2021 chromosome 2, NIFS_Gcha_1.0, whole genome shotgun sequence genome:
- the col1a1a gene encoding collagen, type I, alpha 1a: MFSFVDIRLALLLLGGALLVSAQGEDDRSGSSCTLDGQVFADRDVWKPEPCQICVCDGGHVMCDEVICEDTSKCANPVIPHDECCPICPEEDFQEPQVEGPQGERGPKGDRGLPGAPGNDGIPGRPGAQGPAGPPGPPGLGGNFAPQMSGGYEDHSKSMGAPIPGPMGPMGPRGSPGPAGASGPQGFTGPPGESGEAGASGPMGPRGAAGPSGKNGEDGESGKPGRNGERGSSGPQGARGFPGTPGLPGIKGHRGFSGLDGAKGDSGPAGPKGEAGSSGENGTPGAMGPRGLPGERGRAGPSGAAGARGNDGAAGSAGPPGPTGPAGPPGFPGGPGAKGEGGAQGTRGPEGPAGSRGEPGNPGPAGPAGPSGNSGADGNAGAKGSPGAAGSAGAPGFPGPRGPPGSQGAGGAPGPKGNTGEHGGAGAKGESGVKGEGGAAGVQGPPGSAGEEGKRGNRGEPGAAGARGGPGERGGPGARGFPGSDGAAGPKGANGERGGPGAVGPKGSTGESGRNGEPGLSGAKGMTGSPGSPGPDGKLGLNGAPGQDGRPGPPGPVGARGQPGIMGFPGPKGAAGEGGKPGERGVMGPNGVTGAPGKDGDVGAPGASGPAGPSGERGEQGPGGPGGFQGLPGPQGSIGETGKPGEQGLSGEAGASGPAGSRGDRGFPGERGAPGALGPAGGRGGPGSAGNDGAKGDAGAPGNGGAQGPPGLQGMPGERGAAGLPGLKGDRGDHGAKGTDGAPGKDGIRGMTGPIGPPGSGGAPGDKGESGPSGPAGPAGARGGPGERGESGPPGPAGFAGPPGVDGQPGAKGEAGDNGAKGEAGIPGAAGPTGAPGPQGPVGNTGSKGARGPAGPPGATGFPGAAGRVGPPGAAGNSGAPGPSGASGKEGQKGNRGETGPAGRTGELGPAGPPGSQGEKGNPGSEGANGPSGIPGPSGLAGSRGIVGLPGQRGERGFPGLNGPSGEVGKAGSSGPGGERGPPGPMGPSGLAGASGEAGREGSPGGEGAAGRDGAAGQKGDRGETGSAGGLGAPGPSGAPGPVGPAGKTGDRGETGAAGAAGPAGPSGPRGPAGIAGARGDKGESGEAGERGMKGHRGFTGMQGPPGQAGSSGDQGPAGSAGPAGPRGPSGSSGSAGKDGMSGLPGPSGPSGPRGRSGEMGPAGPPGPPGPPGPPGAPGGGFDMGFISQPQEKAPDPYRMFRADDANVMRDRDLEVDSTLKSLSQQIEQIRSPDGTRKNPARTCRDLKMCHPDWKSAEYWIDPDQGCTQDAIKVYCNMETGETCVPPTQAQVAQKNWYTSKNIKDKKHVWFGEAMTDGFQFEYGTEGSQPEDVNIQMTFLRLMSNEASQNLTYHCKNSVAYMDASTGNLKKALLLQGSNEIEIRAEGNSRFTYSVLEDGCTSHSGAWGKTVIDYKTTKTSRLPIIDIAPMDVGAPDQEFGVELGPVCFL; the protein is encoded by the exons ATGTTCAGCTTTGTGGATATTCGGttagcgctgctgctgctcggcGGCGCGCTGCTCGTGAGCGCACAGGGAGAGGACGACC GCTCAGGCAGCAGCTGTACCCTGGACGGACAGGTCTTTGCCGACCGCGACGTGTGGAAGCCCGAGCCATGCCAGATCTGCGTGTGCGACGGCGGCCACGTCATGTGTGACGAGGTCATCTGCGAGGACACCTCCAAGTGCGCCAACCCCGTCATCCCCCACGATGAGTGCTGCCCCATCTGCCCCGAAGAAG ATTTCCAGGAGCCCCAAGTAGAG GGACCCCAGGGAGAGCGAGGCccaaagggagacaga GGTCTGCCCGGAGCTCCCGGTAACGACGGTATCCCCGGCCGCCCCGGCGCCCAgggccccgccggcccccccggcccccccggcctcGGAGGA AACTTCGCCCCTCAGATGTCCGGTGGATATGAAGATCACTCCAAATCCATGGGTGCACCCATCCCTGGACCCatg ggccCCATGGGACCTCGTGGCTCCCCCGGACCTGCTGGTGCTAGC GGCCCTCAGGGCTTCACTGGACCCCCCGGTGAGTCTGGCGAGGCCGGAGCTTCT ggACCCATGGGCCCCCGCGGAGCTGCTGGGCCCTCTGGCAAGAACGGAGAAGAT GGTGAGTCCGGCAAGCCCGGTCGCAACGGTGAGCGTGGATCCTCCGGCCCTCAG gGCGCTCGCGGTTTCCCAGGAACCCCAGGACTTCCAGGGATCAAAGGACACAGA ggctTCAGCGGATTGGACGGAGCTAAGGGAGACTCTGGCCCTGCTGGCCCTAAG ggagAGGCTGGATCTTCAGGAGAGAACGGAACACCAGGAGCCATG ggaccCCGTGGTCTGCCTGGTGAGAGAGGTCGTGCTGGACCTTCTGGAGCTGCT ggtgcCCGTGGTAATGATGGTGCTGCTGGTTCTGCTGGACCTCCC GGCCCCACCGGACCCGCCGGCCCCCCTGGATTCCCCGGTGGCCCTGGAGCTAAG GGAGAGGGCGGAGCCCAAGGAACCCGCGGCCCCGAGGGACCCGCTGGATCCCGTGGAGAGCCTGGAAACCCCGGACCTGCTGGCCCTGCTGGGCCCTCC GGTAACTCTGGTGCTGATGGTAATGCTGGAGCCAAGGGATCCCct GGAGCTGCTGGTAGTGCTGGTGCTCCTGGCTTCCCCGGACCCCGAGGACCCCCTGGTTCTCAAGGTGCTGGCGGTGCCCCTGGACCCAAAGGAAACACT gGTGAGCATGGAGGTGCCGGAGCCAAGGGAGAATCTGGTGtcaagggagaggga ggcgCAGCCGGAGTGCAGGGTCCCCCCGGCTCCGCCGGcgaggagggaaagagaggaaacCGCGGAGAGCCTGGTGCTGCCGGAGCCCGCGGTGGACCCGGAGAGCGC GGTGGCCCCGGTGCCCGTGGATTCCCCGGTAGTGATGGAGCCGCTGGACCCAAG ggagCCAACGGAGAGCGTGGAGGCCCCGGAGCTGTTGGACCCAAGGGATCTACCGGAGAGTCCGGTCGCAACGGAGAGCCCGGCTTGTCTGGTGCTAAG GGTATGACTGGTAGCCCGGGCAGCCCCGGACCTGATGGCAAACTGGGACTCAAC GGTGCCCCCGGACAAGATGGTCGCCCCGGACCCCCTGGCCCCGTTGGAGCCAGAGGTCAGCCTGGAATCATGGGATTCCCCGGACCCAAGGGAGCTGCT ggTGAGGGAGGCAAGCCAGGCGAGAGAGGAGTGATGGGACCCAACGGTGTCACT ggggCCCCTGGCAAAGATGGTGATGTTGGAGCTCCTGGTGCTTCTGGACCCGCT ggtcctTCTGGAGAGAGAGGCGAGCAGGGACCTGGTGGACCCGGAGGGTTCCAGGGACTTCCCGGACCCCAAGGCTCCATCGGAGAGACCGGAAAGCCCGGAGAGCAG ggtCTGTCTGGCGAGGCTGGTGCCTCCGGACCCGCTGGATCTAGA GGCGACCGTGGATTCCCTGGCGAGCGTGGAGCCCCCGGTGCCCTTGGACCCGCTGGAGGTCGTGGAGGTCCTGGATCCGCTGGAAACGATGGAGCTAAG ggagACGCCGGCGCCCCAGGTAACGGTGGAGCCCAGGGACCCCCAGGCCTGCAGGGCATGCCCGGAGAGCGCGGCGCAGCCGGACTTCCAGGACtgaagggagacaga ggcGACCATGGAGCCAAGGGAACCGACGGAGCCCCCGGTAAGGACGGTATCCGTGGAATGACCGGACCCATCGGACCCCCCGGCTCTGGCGGAGCCCCCGGAGACAAGGGAGAGTCTGGACCTTCCGGCCCTGCTGGACCTGCTGGAGCTCGTGGTGGCCCC ggaGAGCGTGGAGAGTCCGGACCCCCAGGACCCGCTGGTTTCGCCGGACCCCCT GGCGTTGACGGCCAGCCTGGAGCCAAGGGAGAGGCTGGAGACAACGGAGCCAAGGGAGAGGCCGGAATCCCCGGAGCTGCTGGACCTACTGGAGCCCCCGGACCTCAG GGACCCGTTGGAAACACCGGATCTAAGGGAGCCCGTGGACCCGCTGGACCCCCT ggtGCTACCGGATTCCCTGGTGCTGCCGGTAGAGTCGGACCCCCCGGCGCCGCT GGTAACTCCGGAGCCCCCGGCCCCTCCGGGGCCTCCGGTAAGGAGGGACAGAAGGGAAACCGTGGAGAGACCGGACCCGCAGGAAGAACCGGTGAGCTCGGACCTGCCGGACCCCCCGGGTCCCAGGGAGAGAAGGGAAACCCCGGATCCGAGGGCGCCAAC ggCCCCTCCGGTATCCCTGGCCCTAGCGGTCTCGCTGGATCTCGCGGTATTGTTGGACTGCccggacagagaggagagagaggattccCCGGACTCAATGGACCCTCC GGAGAGGTTGGAAAGGCGGGATCTTCTGGCCCTGGCGGTGAGCGTGGACCCCCTGGACCCATGGGCCCCTCTGGCCTGGCCGGAGCCTCCGGCGAGGCTGGACGCGAG GGATCTCCCGGTGGCGAGGGAGCTGCAGGACGGGATGGAGCTGCTGGACAAAAG GGAGACCGTGGAGAGACCGGATCCGCTGGTGGCTTAGGCGCCCCTGGACCCTCCGGCGCCCCCGGCCCCGTGGGACCCGCTGGAAAGACCGGAGACCGCGGAGAGACC GGAGCCGCTGGCGCTGCTGGACCTGCCGGACCCTCTGGGCCCCGTGGGCCTGCT GGTATTGCTGGAGCTCGCGGAGACAagggagagagcggagaggCTGGCGAGAGGGGGATGAAGGGACACCGCGGATTCACTGGCATGCAGGGACCCCCTGGCCAAGCt GGTTCAAGTGGAGATCAAGGACCTGCTGGATCTGCTGGACCTGCTGGCCCAAGA GGACCTTCCGGATCTTCCGGTTCCGCCGGTAAGGACGGTATGAGCGGTCTCCCTGGACCCAGCGGCCCCTCTGGACCCCGTGGTCGCTCTGGAGAGATGGGACCTGCC ggtccccccggcccccctggacccccaggaccccctggtGCCCCCGGCGGCGGCTTCGACATGGGCTTCATCTCCCAGCCCCAGGAGAAGGCCCCCGATCCCTACAGGATGTTCCGCGCCGACGACGCCAACGTGATGCGCGACCGCGACCTGGAGGTGGACAGCACCCTGAAGAGCCTGAGCCAGCAGATCGAGCAGATCCGCTCCCCCGACGGCACCCGCAAGAACCCCGCCAGAACCTGCCGGGACCTGAAGATGTGCCACCCCGACTGGAAGAGCG CTGAGTACTGGATCGACCCCGACCAGGGCTGCACCCAGGACGCCATCAAGGTGTACTGCAACATGGAGACCGGAGAGACCTGCGTGCCCCCCACCCAGGCCCAGGTGGCCCAGAAGAACTGGTACACCAGCAAGAACATCAAGGACAAGAAGCACGTGTGGTTCGGCGAGGCGATGACCGACGGCTTCCAG TTCGAGTACGGAACCGAGGGCTCCCAGCCCGAGGATGTCAACATCCAGATGACCTTCCTGCGCCTTATGTCCAACGAGG